From the Chiloscyllium plagiosum isolate BGI_BamShark_2017 chromosome 16, ASM401019v2, whole genome shotgun sequence genome, one window contains:
- the LOC122557987 gene encoding mucin-6-like, whose product MCPDHQVFSYNARACDRTCVSLSDRDFECSATDVPVDGCICPTHTYLDVYGNCVKASKCQCIINNGDYLGPGRSITINYETWFCRNGKLKCAGQPPVFKGMCKPPKVYFSCAHGPQDQYGTTCAPTCQMIATEISCIPAKCVSGCICPEGMVLDYDDRCVYPEDCPCKFSDRTYKRGEKMMKDCEE is encoded by the exons ATGTGCCCTGATCATCAAGTTTTCAGCTACAATGCCAGAGCGTGTGATCGGACCTGCGTGTCACTATCTGACCGAGACTTTGAATGCAGTGCAACTGATGTCCCAGTTGATGGATGTATCTGTCCAACACATACATATCTTGATGTTTATGGTAACTGTGTTAAAGCATCAAAATGCCAATGCATAATCAACAATGGTGACTATTTAGGCCCAGGCAGATCAATCACCATTAACTATGAGACTTG gttTTGTAGGAATGGGAAACTGAAATGTGCaggccagcctccagtcttcaaAG GAATGTGCAAGCCTCCTAAAGTTTACTTTAGCTGTGCACATGGGCCACAAGACCAATATGGAACAACATGTGCACCAACCTGCCAGATGATAGCCACAGAAATCTCATGC ATACCAGCTAAATGCGTATCTGGCTGTATATGTCCAGAGGGGATGGTCTTAGATTATGATGATCGTTGTGTCTACCCTGAAGACTGTCCATGCAAATTCAGTGACCGGACCTACAAAAGAGGAGAAAAAATGATGAAAGATTGTGAGGAGTG